A genomic segment from Dermacentor silvarum isolate Dsil-2018 chromosome 11, BIME_Dsil_1.4, whole genome shotgun sequence encodes:
- the LOC119433299 gene encoding uncharacterized protein LOC119433299, whose product MLINIQSKTGSKPLTIPSAAGAMADGESVVEFMTVTNDEQCKQALIVLQLLRMKRRNRLKRIKLATEACARTTRDLELRLQANTVTLAAVWAATSPGIIRERWCFPRNENWFEDTLPHLGEVNFKQAFRVNPSTFRYLVISLQCVLERQVTNMRKPISAEKRVAVGLYRLCSSAEDRTIAHLFGIGRSTVNIVYREFCRAVVDIHEGTWVRMPRKEEIAEQMREFHAVTGFPQAMGALDGCHFPISPPKKDAVDYYNYKGWYSIILLAVADHRYRFLYLNVGSPGRCHDAHVYGRSRLKTIVESDHFNSPVSVIEGVPVLPIMLCDQAFPLTPHLMKPYANAPSGSKQAIFNYNLSKSRRIVENAFGRVKARFRFILKRMECKLSNAKLAIRASCTLHNICECFRDHVDEQWIQDVYTFNEMYKQPLHNSDACIGEGEDIRAALAEYFWKRAQ is encoded by the exons ATGCTTATAAATATCCAAAGCAAGACTGGCTCAAAGCCGCTTACGATTCCATCCGCAGCTGGCGCTATGGCGGACGGTGAAAGCGTTGTCGAATTTATGACAGTGACAAATGACGAGCAATGCAAACAAGCATTAATTGTTCTCCAGCTGTTGAGGATGAAGCGTCGAAACCGGCTGAAGCGGATCAAGCTTGCTACTGAGGCATGCGCAAGGACAACGAGGGATTTGGAGCTGCGTCTGCAAGCCAATACGGTCACGTTGGCCGCTGTTTGGGCTGCCACTTCGCCAGGGATTATCCGAGAACGATGGTGCTTCCCAAGAAACGAAAATTGGTTTGAGGACACTCTCCCTCACCTGGGTGAAGTTAATTTCAAGCAGGCGTTCCGCGTGAACCCTTCCACATTCAGATACCTGGTGATATCATTGCAGTGCGTCTTGGAGCGTCAGGTCACCAACATGCGCAAGCCAATTAGCGCGGAAAAACGCGTAGCCGTGGGATTGTACCGCCTCTGTTCCAGCGCCGAAGATCGTACGATTGCACACCTGTTTGGCATCGGCCGATCTACTGTGAACATTGTGTACAGAGAGTTTTGCCGAGCAGTTGTGGACATTCATGAAGGCACCTGGGTGCGCATGCCACGGAAGGAGGAAATTGCCGAGCAGATGCGCGAGTTTCACGCCGTAACTGGTTTCCCGCAGGCCATGGGTGCACTAGACGGCTGCCACTTTCCCATATCTCCGCCCAAGAAAGATGCAGTCGACTACTATAACTACAAGGGATG GTACAGCATCATACTGCTTGCAGTTGCCGACCACCGCTACCGCTTCTTGTACTTGAACGTGGGGAGCCCGGGTAGATGCCACGACGCCCATGTTTACGGACGGTCAAGATTGAAGACAATAGTGGAGAGTGATCACTTCAACTCTCCGGTGTCAGTAATTGAAGGAGTGCCTGTACTACCCATCATGCTCTGTGACCAAGCATTTCCGCTGACACCGCATTTAATGAAACCATATGCAAATGCCCCAAGTGGTTCTAAGCAAGCAATCTTCAACTACAACCTGTCAAAGTCGAGGCGCATTGTGGAAAACGCATTCGGCCGAGTGAAAGCACGCTTCAGGTTCATTCTGAAGAGAATGGAATGCAAACTGTCCAATGCCAAACTGGCCATTAGGGCATCCTGCACTTTACACAACATCTGCGAATGCTTTCGAGATCATGTGGATGAGCAGTGGATACAGGATGTGTACACCTTCAACGAAATGTACAAGCAGCCCCTGCACAATTCTGATGCATGCATTGGCGAAGGCGAGGATATAAGGGCTGCGCTTGCAGAGTATTTTTGGAAACGAGCCCAATGA
- the LOC119433298 gene encoding myb/SANT-like DNA-binding domain-containing protein 1: MEGNRAASSAENEKHKTHWSDDETRALLKVWEDHLSDLRKTKRNLKVYVAIAECLRAQGVEKSVKEIKSKIENLGNRYRNLSRKTTGQGAITWRFYKDISRFLGSLPMNDSSLTEETCGEDATVEIVSTYFVACRDPVQPAYERCFVLYHLPGRRHTDLVCSVVGITCGKHDLFINSLCTTAVVAG, from the exons ATGGAAGGCAACCGGGCAGCTTCGTCAGcagaaaatgagaagcacaaaACCCACTGGAGCGACGACGAGACGCGCGCGCTTTTGAAAGTCTGGGAGGACCACCTCAGTGACTTGCGCAAGACGAAGCGCAACCTGAAAGTCTACGTCGCCATAGCCGAGTGCCTGCGTGCGCAAGGGGTGGAGAAGAGTGTGAAAGAAATTAAAAGCAAGATAGAAAATTTGGGAAACCGGTACCG GAACCTCAGCCGAAAGACGACCGGACAAGGAGCCATTACGTGGAGATTTTACAAGGACATTTCTAGGTTCCTTGGCAGCCTGCCAATGAACGACAGCAGCCTCACTGAAGAAACGTGTGGCGAAGACGCCACTGTTGAAATAGTAAGTACATATTTTGTAGCATGCAGGGATCCTGTGCAACCTGCGTACGAAAGATGTTTTGTTTTGTATCACTTACCAGGAAGAAGGCACACTGATTTAGTGTGTTCCGTTGTTGGCATCACATGCGGCAAACATGACTTGTTTATCAATTCATTATGCACAACTGCTGTTGTGGCTGGGTAA